CACATTTGATACTATAAAAGTAAATAATCGAAACACTATAATTAACTTTAATGCAAGTACATTTTATCACTTAGGAGGTGGAGTTTTAGGTATTACAAATGTTACTATGATGAAAAATAATACTTTATCAATAGATTCATCTGGATTGAATGATAATTTAACATTTATGCTTAACCAATCAATTAGTTTTCCTTTTCAATTAGCTGCAACAACCAATTTTAATATATCAAGATCTAGCTTTGGATTTCAACCAGAACAAGAATCAATTAGTGCTGATTTTTTTATAACCCACAAAGTTTTTAAGATATGGACAAATTCATTTGGGGCTAACTATTCAAAAAGAAATTTAATTGATTCAAAAACTGGATTATACTTTACTACTAATGTATTAATTAACACTTGGGGTAATTTTAATTTAAAAATTGATAAGAATTTATTTCAAGATGATGTCAACCAATCTAGAAATTTTGATGAAATAACTGTTAGAAGTTCTTTCTCTGTTATTTGGTAAAACAATATTTTTAATTACTCGATATATTGGATTATGTTTAAAACAAGTAAATTCCTATAATCAACTTTTACATAAATTTTTCAAGTTTAAATCCATTTTCATCAAGTACTAAATAAGACCTTTCACTTATCCATTCACCTAGATTAATGTAATTTCCATACCCAATTTTTTTGTTCAAAGATTTATGATTGTGCCCCATAATTACAAAGTCATATCCTTCTTTTATGATTTTATTTGTGGCAAAATATAACAATCCATCTGACTCAGATTTTGAGTTGATAGAATAATCTTTTAAATTAGTATGCCCTCTACTACGCCTTGAAAGATATGATGCAAAGCCTATTCCTATATCTGGATGAATAAATCTATACAATGAATTCATTAATCTAGATCTTAACAATTTTTTTAATATTAAATAACCTTTATCATTAAATGCTTTTCCATCTCCATGTGAAATATAAATTTTTTTTTCATACAATTCTACTGTAATATCATCATAATGTAATTTGATACCTAACTCATTTTCAAAATAATTTTTATGACCAAAATCATGATTTCCAATTACATATTCAACCTCGACTCCAGAATCAACAACCATTGCCAATGTGCCCAAAATCCTAGTAAAATGCTTAGGAATAACATGATTATATTCAAACCAATAGTCAAATAAATCCCCAACAATAAAAAGTTTTTCAGCTTTATCTATAACTATTTTTTTTAAAAACAAAGTTACATATTCTTCACTTTTCTTTATTTGTTTTTTAGATCCAAGACCTAAATGAACATCTGAAAAAAAATATATCATAATTTAAATTAAAAATTAAAATTTCTAAAACTTTTCAAATTATAAAATTACACTAACTGTAAACTATCTTTACGAACTTCATTCTAGCATATAACATCATAAACAATTCACTTATAACAACACTTATCGATACACCTAGAAGCCCATAATTACTCGCTCCTAATGAAATTAGTGCAATTGAAATCAAACCTGATACAACAGATACTTTAAGATATTCATCACCTTTGTTAATAGCAACTAAGCTTAAAGAATAAAATGAGTTAATTAGAGTTGTACTAACAAATAATGTTAGAATAGCTAAAGTTGTTGAAGCATTTAAATAATCTTTGTTAAAAACAATCCTCATTATAATTTCAGAAATTGGAATAACAATTATGGGTATTAGAACTGAAATACCGACCACAATTTTTAATGATTTGCTAAGTAAAATTTTTGCTTTTGAAATATCTTTAGACCATACTTCTGAAATTCTTGGAATAAATATTTGAGCAAAAATTCTATCAATCACTAACAATAAAAATATGATTTTACTTGCTGCTCCAAACAAACCTGCTGATTCTTTTGTTACATAAATTCCCAATACTATTGGAGGAAACAATTGAATACCTTGAGCAAACATCCCCCCAATCCCAATAGGAATAGAGTTCCTAAGAATTAATTTTAATTTGTTAAGGGTAATTTTAAAATTTATTTTACTATTATTTGTTGAAAAATAAACTAAACATAATATTATAGCTCCACTAAGTAATGCTATAAAATATATTAATGGAACTTCTTTAATTTGTGTTATATTTTTAATTCTAAAAACTAAAAAACAATATAGTATTGAAGTTATAACTCTTGAAATTATTAATATAGTTACTTTCCGATTTGCTAAATAAACCCATTCAATTAGAATCATAAAAGGGAAAACACAAAATAAATAATTCAAAGTAACTTCCCTAACAATTTGGTCTTTAACAAACACGTTTATTAGTAAAAGAGAAATTAATAAAAATATAACAGTAGATATTAGCTTAGCAACTAAAACTTCTTGCAGAGTGCATAAACGTTTATCATACAACTTTGATAGTTCCCTTAATGATAACATAGAAATTCCTAAATCTGAAAATAACACAACGTAACTTAGAACAGATAAGCCTATTGTAATTATTCCAAATCCTGAGGTTCCTAGTATTGTTGCTAAATGCCTAGTTGCCAGAAAACCTAATCCTCTGCAAATTACTTCTCCTAAAAATAAAGTAATTGTATCGTTTGATAATTTTCTCAATAAATAAGAATAATTTTAAATATCAATTAATCACTATTTGATTAAATCAATAATTAAGTTTGTAAATTCAACTTCTCTTCTTTCATATTCAAAAAATTCTATTATTCTATTTCTACCATTTTTTGAATTTTTAGTATTCATACAAATCTTGATTGCTTCAACAAAACCAACAATATCCTCTGAATCAATTATTTTTCCAGTATCACCAATTGCAAATGGGATTCCACAAACGTTCGAGCCAATTGGAATTGCTCCACATAACATAGCCTCGCAGATTGAGCCTGGAAGACCTTCAAATCGTGATGGTTGTAAATAAATTTTTGCTTTTTGATAATACTCAAGTAATTCATTCCTTGGTAATCGAGGCTCAATCTGAACATTCTTTGGAAATTCACCACATATACTTTCCAAAAGTTTCCTTGATGTGCCAACAATTATAAATTTATATTCTGGTAAAAGTATTGCAATCTCTTTTATCAAATCTAAACCTTTCATTAGAACTCTTGGTATATTTTCACAACCAGCAACTGTAACAATCGAATCTTCTTTATTCTCTCTATACTCCCAAAAATTTATCTTCTGACCAGTTCTTAATAATTTAATTTTATCTAATTTCAGAGAACTAGCATTTTCAATTTTTTCTTTTAAACTCATATCAACAGTTAAAATTACATCTGATTTTTTCAAAGCATATTTCAAAAAAAAATGTTTATACCATTTTAACCATACACCATAATTAATTGATTCTAAATTAGCACAATCAATTCCCCCTAAAATTATTACAGATTTTTTTCTCGCAAGTTTACATCCTAACACCATAAAAAAAGAATAAACAGAACAAAACCAGGAAATTGAAACATCATTTTTTAAGCTCAAATAAAAGTAATTTAATACACCTTTAAGCCCAGCCCCATAAAAAGTTGTAAGGTTGAATGACTTATTAAGAATTTGCTTATCATCTTCAATAAATGAAGCTTTCATAGTACTTAATAAGAGCACTTTTATATTTTTATTATTTCCATCCAAAATAAATTCATTCTAATATGTTTAATAAAATACGTAATTATATTTTTTATTTAGTAACTTAAAACTAGATGTTAATATATTATTTTGTAATAACAAATTAAATTGAAGATTAAAATTTTATTAATTTAGATCTGATTTAATTGATGAAAGAATTTTTGATTTACCATCATTCATTTCAATTATCATTTCACAATCAACAACACTATTTAATCTATGGGCTATTATTAATACAGTTATTTTGTCAAATTCTTTTTGGATAGTTTCTTGAATTAATGAATCAGTTT
Above is a window of Chlorobiota bacterium DNA encoding:
- a CDS encoding glycosyltransferase family 4 protein, with translation MLLLSTMKASFIEDDKQILNKSFNLTTFYGAGLKGVLNYFYLSLKNDVSISWFCSVYSFFMVLGCKLARKKSVIILGGIDCANLESINYGVWLKWYKHFFLKYALKKSDVILTVDMSLKEKIENASSLKLDKIKLLRTGQKINFWEYRENKEDSIVTVAGCENIPRVLMKGLDLIKEIAILLPEYKFIIVGTSRKLLESICGEFPKNVQIEPRLPRNELLEYYQKAKIYLQPSRFEGLPGSICEAMLCGAIPIGSNVCGIPFAIGDTGKIIDSEDIVGFVEAIKICMNTKNSKNGRNRIIEFFEYERREVEFTNLIIDLIK
- a CDS encoding oligosaccharide flippase family protein, with translation MRKLSNDTITLFLGEVICRGLGFLATRHLATILGTSGFGIITIGLSVLSYVVLFSDLGISMLSLRELSKLYDKRLCTLQEVLVAKLISTVIFLLISLLLINVFVKDQIVREVTLNYLFCVFPFMILIEWVYLANRKVTILIISRVITSILYCFLVFRIKNITQIKEVPLIYFIALLSGAIILCLVYFSTNNSKINFKITLNKLKLILRNSIPIGIGGMFAQGIQLFPPIVLGIYVTKESAGLFGAASKIIFLLLVIDRIFAQIFIPRISEVWSKDISKAKILLSKSLKIVVGISVLIPIIVIPISEIIMRIVFNKDYLNASTTLAILTLFVSTTLINSFYSLSLVAINKGDEYLKVSVVSGLISIALISLGASNYGLLGVSISVVISELFMMLYARMKFVKIVYS
- a CDS encoding UDP-2,3-diacylglucosamine diphosphatase is translated as MIYFFSDVHLGLGSKKQIKKSEEYVTLFLKKIVIDKAEKLFIVGDLFDYWFEYNHVIPKHFTRILGTLAMVVDSGVEVEYVIGNHDFGHKNYFENELGIKLHYDDITVELYEKKIYISHGDGKAFNDKGYLILKKLLRSRLMNSLYRFIHPDIGIGFASYLSRRSRGHTNLKDYSINSKSESDGLLYFATNKIIKEGYDFVIMGHNHKSLNKKIGYGNYINLGEWISERSYLVLDENGFKLEKFM